From a single Chloroflexia bacterium SDU3-3 genomic region:
- a CDS encoding histidine phosphatase family protein translates to MLEAIFLIRHATPDRATGVPYQIHPGPPLTEAGRREAREMAAWLASQGVERVLCSPFERARQTAAPIAELLGLEIGYVEGLREAAPHEQESVTRDRIAELYAQLEDSPLRRVALVSHGAPIKALLQHTTQGKIELAQHVYDYGNCSPTAGVWHGTRFGPLWRWELAFRPGQAQAAAAPVRL, encoded by the coding sequence ATGCTCGAAGCGATCTTCCTCATCCGCCACGCCACGCCAGACCGCGCCACCGGCGTGCCCTACCAGATCCACCCCGGCCCGCCGCTCACCGAGGCGGGCCGCCGCGAGGCCCGCGAGATGGCCGCGTGGCTGGCCAGCCAGGGCGTCGAGCGCGTGCTCTGCTCGCCCTTCGAGCGCGCCCGCCAGACCGCCGCGCCCATTGCCGAGCTGCTGGGGCTGGAGATCGGCTACGTCGAGGGGCTGCGCGAGGCCGCCCCCCACGAGCAAGAGAGCGTCACCCGCGACCGCATCGCCGAGCTGTACGCCCAGCTGGAGGATAGCCCGCTGCGGCGCGTGGCCCTCGTCAGCCACGGCGCGCCGATCAAGGCGCTGCTGCAGCACACCACCCAGGGCAAGATCGAGCTGGCCCAGCACGTCTACGACTACGGCAACTGCTCGCCCACGGCGGGCGTGTGGCACGGCACGCGCTTTGGGCCGCTGTGGCGCTGGGAGCTAGCCTTCCGCCCTGGGCAGGCCCAGGCCGCAGCCGCGCCGGTGCGGCTCTAG